One Indicator indicator isolate 239-I01 chromosome 30, UM_Iind_1.1, whole genome shotgun sequence genomic window, AGCCTGCCTGAGGGGCACAGGGACAAAGCTTGCTCCCACTCCCTCTAGTCCTAAATAAAAGGGTCCTTTCCACGGTGTGTAAACCCCTCCACACAGCTGAGGtatttgctttatttcagcCCTGTAGAAATGGGTGCCAGGATATAAAGGGCCAGGATATAAATAGCCCCTGTGAGGTCTAACAGCAGCAGTTAAGGTACACTATAAATTACAAATTGTATATGGTTGGTGATGTGATCACAACAGGACACGAGGAAACAGCCTAAAGTTccaccaggggaggattaggtggGATACTAGGGGAAATGTCTTCCCCAAACGGTTTGTcaggccctggcccaggctgcccagggcagtggtggagtccccagccctggagggatttcaaagccatggagatgtgatactgagggccatggtttagtggtgacctggcagtgctggggtaagggttggactggaggatctgaaaggtcttttccaaacaaaacaagtccatgattctatgagttgaCATAGCAGCCTGGTCTGCCACTGGCCTAATCCATGGCACTATCAATTCATTACCCTAAGGTGGTCCTACAGGATGGGTCTTAGTATTAAAATCCTCACAGGTTATGGAGTGGACACCTCAGTGTTTTGTTCTTTGTCCAAAATTGTCTCTGCTTTATCGTAAAGAAGCCAGAACGAGGCATTATCTACAAGGCTTGACAGAACTGCTTTTAATTACTGTGGCTTTTGACCTGTGAGGTCTTTCCGTCCTTTAGTCTCAAGGGCCTTCCATTCTAATCCTGATTTCAGACCAGTTCATTAAATGCCTTTTAAGCCTCTAAATTTTTAACTCCATCCTCCCCTACCCTGTGGGGGTCCCTGAGGTGCTCTGGCGGGGGACAGAGGCTGCGTTCCCCTTCCCCCGCAGGGCCCGGCGCCCGAACCAGGGGCTGAGCCGGGAGCTTGGAGGCCCTCCGCCAGGCGATGCCACCGCCAGGCGGCGCTGCCGCGAGAAGCGTGGCCAGGGCCTCGTCTCTGTGGTCCCGCCGGAAGTGACATGTGGCACGCGGCAGGGGGGCGGTGGCGGGCGCTACACGTTGGCGCTGCTCCTGTTACCGTGCCAGGACCCCGTCCAGCCCTTCTATGACTTGTCTGTACCTCTGCCGCTGGCCGAGCTGTGTTCCTCTCGCCCAGACCCACCTGCTTGTTCCCCGTGCCTGTGGGGTGCTGCGGGGCCGCCACCTGTCAGCGCGGCCGGAGGCCTCACCGCCTCGCGTAGGCAGGCCGCCAGGGCCTGTGCGCTGCTTTCTCCCGCCTGGAAAGGCCTTTGCGACACCAGTGGGGCAAGTGCTGCAGGCCGGCGTGTGGAGGGCCGTGGGGTTGGCACCCAACTGCGGAcggtggtggtggggggttAGATACCGCTCCACGGGATGGCAGCGGCCCAGGCCCTTCGCATCGCCAGCCGCTGGTGAGGATGAAGGAGGGCCACCCCGAGGTGGGGATGGTGGAGGTCGGCTTCCCGCACCAATCCGCCCTGTTGTGGCTGACTCTTGTATGGCCCGTGAGGAGCCGGCCCCGCAGAGCCGGCCACCAGCGCGGCACAAGTCATACGAGAGAGgggccaggcaggcagcaccagccagcagggagctgagctcaCAGGAGGGTGGCATCtcaagggcaagaaggaggctggagcaaaaGCCTCTCTTCATCGAAAGGACTAAAGGCTCAGAGATCTTATTTGGAGTTGCACCGTGCTCCCTGGCACTCTCCCAGTCAAGAAGGGACCTGTTCAGGTTGTTCCTCAAGCAAGGCAGCGGCTCTCGGCAGCTTCTCATGAGTGAGTTTGTTCTTCAGGCCATGGCCCGGGGAGTGCCTGTACACCATGTCAAAAGGAGAGAGCTGAACGCTCTTTGCAGTGGTCAGGTCCACCAGGGAGTTTGTTTGGAAGCCACTCCTCTCCGTTTCAAGAGTTTGGAGGAAGCTGAACAGCCTGATTTGGGGGATGATGAGAGCCCAAACCGACAGCTGATTTGGCTGGTGTTAGAGCGCCTCCAGGACCCCATGAACCTGGGGGCAGTGCTGCGCTCTGCATACTTCTTGGGAGTGGACAGAGTGGTGACAAGCCAGAGGAACAGGTACAGCCTTGGTTATCTGCTCCTTCagcttttctcttcctgctaGCTCATAAAGAGGTTTCTGGCCTGCATTGCTCACCAGCTTTAGAGGGCTTTCTGGGACTGGGGTTGAGCAGGATTTAGCAGGCTGCTGTTGTGTTGCACTCTGCGGTGGTTCACACTGGTAGGGAATCTCCCTGAGCACTTCTTGTTGTAAcacattttgtgttttcagttgTCCAACTGAAAAAATTACTGCAACCTGTTTCCTGGGTTCATTTCTGAGCCCTCCTGTTTTCCATAGGAAAATGTATCCATATAGTGAGGGAGAGCTTTAGCGGACTGGTTGGAATTGGGTTGCAgaggcaagagaagggaaaacagaaacaaaaattatcctgaaattcttatttttctctcctatgaaacttttccattctttttcccttgCAGCTGCCCCTTGACTCCAACAGTGAGCAAAGCTAGCTCTGGAGCTGTGGAAGTCTTTGATGTCTACAGCacaaatgatctccagagcttttTGAAGGTAGAGTGAtcgattttttttcccccctttcctttcagCAAACCTTAAATACTGCAC contains:
- the MRM1 gene encoding rRNA methyltransferase 1, mitochondrial: MGLSIKILTGYGVDTSVFCSLSKIVSALSARRPNQGLSRELGGPPPGDATARRRCREKRGQGLVSVVPPEVTCGTRQGGGGGRYTLALLLLPCQDPVQPFYDLSVPLPLAELCSSRPDPPACSPCLWGAAGPPPVSAAGGLTASLGQVLQAGVWRAVGLAPNCGRWWWGVRYRSTGWQRPRPFASPAAGEDEGGPPRGGDGGGRLPAPIRPVVADSCMAREEPAPQSRPPARHKSYERGARQAAPASRELSSQEGGISRARRRLEQKPLFIERTKGSEILFGVAPCSLALSQSRRDLFRLFLKQGSGSRQLLMSEFVLQAMARGVPVHHVKRRELNALCSGQVHQGVCLEATPLRFKSLEEAEQPDLGDDESPNRQLIWLVLERLQDPMNLGAVLRSAYFLGVDRVVTSQRNSCPLTPTVSKASSGAVEVFDVYSTNDLQSFLKAKSAEGWEVMGTVKSPEEVENVPVISCSEFRWNQPILVVIGNEGDGLSLETQLLCHRMLAIPPGRVLHPGIESLNVSVATGILLHSICSQKHRD